GGATTACGAAGTGTATTTTTACGGGCGTTCAGACCTGAGTCCTAACCCCGGCGATAAAGAAACAATCTACGAGATAAAACCCTTCAGAGGTACGCCTGAATTCAGCCACCTGATGTTCCGGATGCATGCCATTCCTACATTGGGCGGCGACAAGGCTGGTTGTAGCCCGTCACAGGAACTGGTGGATGCTTATGAAATGTCTAACGGCCAGATCCCCATCCTGCGTTACCAGGACGAAGATCACCTGCAGCCGGTGATCAATGCAGCGTCTGGCTACGATGAAAAGCGTCCGTATGTAAACCGCGACCCCCGGTTTTATGCAACGGTATGGTATAACGATGCCTACTATGGAGACGTAAATGGGAAACCCTATCGTATTCAATCCTATGTAGGCGGAGCTGATGGGATTTCCAATCTTCAGCAACGCACACATAACGGATACTACCTGCGTAAATTCCGCAATCCCAAGCAACTTGATCCCAACACAGGTACCGCATTGTTTAAAAAATACCGCCTGGGTGAGATCTACCTGAACTATGCCGAAGCTGCAAATGAAGCTATGGGGCCGGTAAGTGAGGTTTATGATGCCATAAACACCGTAAGGGCCCGGGCGAAAATGCCCCAGCTGCCGGGCGGATTAAGCAAGGACGAAATGCGGGAACGCATCCGCAGGGAACGCCGGGTGGAAATGGCTTTTGAGGAACAAAGGATCTGGGACGTGCGGCGCTGGAAGATCCTGGGTCAAACCGATAAGCTGACAACGGGTATTGAATGGACAAAGACCGGGGAAGGTCAGTTTGCCGGGAAACGGATCATTGCCGGCAGAAGAAAAAGCTTTACAGATAATTATATGATCATCCCGATCCCAACAAGTGAATTAACACTGATGCCGCTGTGGGAGCAAAACCCCGGATGGTAAAACGCGATGCAGGCAGTAATGCCGCGCCATTTAGCAATAGGATCATGTCATGGTTTATGAATCACTTTTTAAACAAATCTTATGTCTAAAAATTATATGATAGCAGGAGTGCTGGTTCTCCTGTCCGGTATGGCCGGATCCTGTAAAAAGGATAATAACAAATTGCCGGAGAATAATGCGCCCATTCCGCGGATACTAAAATTTGAACCCGAAAATGCGGGACCGGGGGACCAGCTCACCATTAAAGGGCTGAATTTTTCTCCGGATCCAGAAAAAAATATTGTACGGTTTAATCAAACGGTTGTTGCTGCACAATCGGTGAGCGATACGGCAATTACGGTAGTGGTGCCGGACCTTACTGTAAAATCAGCCGCCATAACGGTTAGAAGCAATGGAAAGATTTCCAACAGAAGGAATCTCAACCTGGTTCAGATCAAAAAAATTAGCGACGATTTTA
The sequence above is a segment of the Niabella agricola genome. Coding sequences within it:
- a CDS encoding RagB/SusD family nutrient uptake outer membrane protein yields the protein MKQTALNILLGAILMMAACRKDPLDLMPDGRITIEQVFTDEMMAAEYVNTIYANMQHYGTAYNYWTMLAGYSDEAHDNDFPLDMGRAPSRWYNGELRPNWNPMDIPASTGSYDPTTNGFYYRNAWKGIRQANVFLGNIDKTVFTNPTTKARLIAEVKTLRAFFYLELIKMYGGMPVVDKPFTSDFKFETLPRQSFKECVDFIKRNCDEAIAETNFPWRITTEPERGRFTKAVAHAVRSQALLFSASSLWNPEADASRWTLAANAIKQSLEALTDAGYQLYPDYEVYFYGRSDLSPNPGDKETIYEIKPFRGTPEFSHLMFRMHAIPTLGGDKAGCSPSQELVDAYEMSNGQIPILRYQDEDHLQPVINAASGYDEKRPYVNRDPRFYATVWYNDAYYGDVNGKPYRIQSYVGGADGISNLQQRTHNGYYLRKFRNPKQLDPNTGTALFKKYRLGEIYLNYAEAANEAMGPVSEVYDAINTVRARAKMPQLPGGLSKDEMRERIRRERRVEMAFEEQRIWDVRRWKILGQTDKLTTGIEWTKTGEGQFAGKRIIAGRRKSFTDNYMIIPIPTSELTLMPLWEQNPGW